Proteins found in one Brevibacillus brevis genomic segment:
- a CDS encoding LacI family DNA-binding transcriptional regulator, which yields MANIREIAKLAGVSVSTVSRVLNNHPYVNEKKRAEILKIIEEQNYVQNSNAVHLSTGKTMVIGVTLPLVNNQYYSSIIEGIAAEAAQHHYKLMVCQTNNNPEQERSVLHLLKNKKIDGLIMCSRSSSCETLNEYAGYGPIITCEANDTTSVSSVHIDHYQTFLIGMEYLMKKGHRRIGYCIGRKNSFNSQHRKRAYYEKLHSIDVTPSPEWSFEECLTIQDGKDVVRKLLQSKERPTAMIVSCNHIAAGIIKEASRWGIRVPEDLAVVGCDDQPIGELLEITTVSSSSMSMGKYAFEMLHERIWTQQLDGKKEEKELSPELVERLTT from the coding sequence GTGGCTAACATAAGAGAAATCGCAAAATTGGCAGGTGTATCCGTTTCAACCGTTTCCCGTGTGCTAAACAACCATCCGTACGTGAATGAGAAAAAACGCGCGGAGATTCTCAAGATTATTGAAGAACAAAATTATGTTCAAAACAGTAATGCGGTGCACCTTTCTACCGGAAAAACGATGGTCATCGGTGTGACATTGCCTCTCGTCAATAACCAATACTACAGCTCCATTATTGAAGGGATAGCAGCAGAAGCAGCCCAGCATCATTACAAGCTGATGGTGTGCCAAACGAATAACAATCCCGAGCAAGAACGCAGCGTTTTACACTTGCTCAAAAATAAAAAAATCGACGGGCTCATCATGTGTTCCAGATCCAGCTCTTGCGAAACGCTCAATGAATACGCAGGATACGGACCTATCATCACGTGTGAAGCAAATGATACCACATCTGTTTCGAGTGTTCATATCGACCACTATCAAACGTTTCTGATCGGGATGGAGTATCTGATGAAGAAGGGGCATCGCCGGATCGGGTATTGCATCGGCAGAAAGAACAGCTTTAACAGTCAGCATCGCAAACGTGCCTATTACGAAAAGCTACATTCGATTGACGTGACACCCTCTCCTGAGTGGTCATTTGAAGAGTGTTTAACGATCCAGGACGGCAAGGATGTCGTGAGGAAATTGCTGCAATCAAAAGAGCGGCCGACAGCAATGATCGTATCGTGCAATCATATAGCGGCAGGGATCATCAAAGAAGCCAGCAGATGGGGGATTCGCGTACCGGAAGACTTAGCCGTAGTCGGTTGCGATGATCAGCCAATCGGAGAATTACTAGAGATCACCACTGTATCCAGCTCCAGCATGTCGATGGGAAAATACGCATTTGAGATGCTCCATGAGCGGATTTGGACACAGCAGTTGGATGGGAAAAAGGAAGAGAAGGAACTGTCGCCCGAATTGGTAGAGCGGCTGACGACGTAA
- a CDS encoding AraC family transcriptional regulator: protein MDTYKRIQDAIDFVEEHLQEEMNITDIASRAHFSAFHFQRLFQAISGFSVQEYIRKRRLSEAALALKQTSENVLEIAVAYQYQSQEALTRAFEKQFGITPGRYRKENHSLPYLAKMDFLAFRQTIKGEITMNKPTITTLDEILIIGRRYRTSLQEEKYFTDIPGFYQAFGSNQDFLRIPNKAAADMSYGISCEFEDDGSFSFVVGEAVHGFPEELPEGFISLALPSGRYAEFKVNGEVDLVQNTRRYIYGTWLPNSNYERGEGPDFEVTDVWGSRFPDAIKMSIYIPLK from the coding sequence ATGGACACGTACAAGCGGATTCAGGACGCGATTGATTTTGTTGAAGAGCATCTTCAGGAAGAAATGAACATCACTGATATTGCTTCACGGGCGCATTTCTCTGCGTTTCATTTTCAGCGGCTGTTTCAGGCAATCTCAGGCTTCAGCGTACAGGAGTACATTCGCAAGCGCAGGTTGTCGGAAGCTGCACTTGCGCTAAAACAGACAAGTGAGAATGTGCTCGAAATTGCTGTGGCCTATCAATACCAGTCGCAGGAAGCATTGACTCGCGCTTTCGAAAAGCAGTTCGGGATTACACCTGGAAGATATCGCAAAGAAAATCATTCGCTGCCTTATCTAGCCAAGATGGACTTCTTGGCCTTTCGCCAAACGATCAAAGGAGAGATCACGATGAACAAACCGACGATCACGACATTGGATGAAATTTTAATCATTGGGCGCAGATACCGAACGAGTTTGCAGGAGGAAAAGTATTTCACGGACATCCCGGGCTTCTATCAAGCGTTTGGCAGCAATCAAGATTTTTTGCGGATTCCCAATAAAGCGGCGGCAGACATGTCGTACGGAATCTCCTGCGAATTTGAGGATGACGGTAGCTTTTCCTTTGTTGTAGGAGAGGCTGTGCATGGCTTTCCAGAAGAACTGCCTGAGGGCTTCATTTCACTTGCGCTGCCTTCGGGGAGATATGCGGAGTTCAAGGTGAACGGGGAGGTCGATCTTGTGCAAAACACACGCAGGTACATTTACGGGACGTGGTTGCCGAATTCGAATTACGAGAGAGGCGAGGGACCCGATTTCGAAGTGACAGATGTGTGGGGCTCTCGCTTCCCAGATGCGATAAAGATGAGCATCTATATTCCGCTAAAATAG
- a CDS encoding GNAT family N-acetyltransferase yields the protein MEVRIERVVRDDFAEMITLADMTLPDRMNLHELKKYMELFPELIFKATYNGQLIGFSCAGIDMYQTTGWLLFSNVSKEFQGQGIGKRLIEARLQALRQFPTLRTVQVTVSETNASSIRALSAYGFRLAHAEQNYYGPGKHRNLMELPILPMIQPEKIETSIVTT from the coding sequence GTGGAAGTGCGGATTGAGCGCGTCGTAAGAGATGATTTTGCGGAAATGATTACGTTGGCGGATATGACATTACCCGATCGAATGAACTTGCATGAGCTGAAAAAGTATATGGAGCTGTTTCCTGAGCTGATTTTCAAGGCGACATACAACGGCCAGCTCATCGGTTTTAGCTGTGCCGGAATTGATATGTATCAGACGACTGGCTGGCTTCTGTTCAGCAATGTGAGCAAGGAGTTCCAAGGGCAAGGCATCGGCAAGCGGCTAATCGAAGCCAGACTGCAAGCCCTGCGCCAGTTTCCAACACTTCGTACCGTGCAGGTTACGGTGAGTGAAACGAATGCATCCTCTATTCGTGCGCTGTCTGCCTATGGCTTCCGTCTGGCTCATGCTGAGCAGAATTACTACGGGCCGGGCAAGCATCGGAATTTGATGGAGCTGCCTATTTTGCCTATGATTCAACCAGAAAAAATAGAGACGTCCATTGTGACTACTTAG
- a CDS encoding sigma-54 interaction domain-containing protein, translating into MIKQKPCILLMTRLETISLLFANTLTSFFGNRLAIIRNHMQERLHPSVYDEVDLILVSDTSLLQDQPVPQPDIPVLLARRTIDINKLDQLMDLPPGTRCLFVSNSIEMVEGAIELLFHLGFSHLTFVPYVPDTETPLPEKDQIDVAVCHGLRELIPAHFENVIELGHRPLDLTTIFDISRLLDLSPDKANLYTADFISDFVHIGRKLTNSVHNERKLNEKLSSILNAVHEGIIGTDAAGNITVLNKEAEKILHMTEATCIGRNVAEVIPEFLILEVVESHTEVTKQVLEYRDLYLLVTKIPTFLDDQFLGAVITFQDVTKVQQIEQEIRTKSANLGLMTKYSFDNIIGKSPSIQANKRVATKLAESDFTILITGENGTGKEVFAQAIHQHSTRRDGPFVPVNFAGLTESLVESELFGYEEGSFTGARKGGKMGLFELAHNGTIFLDEIGDAPLSIQASLLRVLQEKQVMRVGGYRVIPVNVRVIAATNCNLMEMVKKGTFREDLYYRLNVLPLHIQPLRDRPDDILVLIDYFLQKKKQRLSFSREVTEQLLRYDWPGNIRELENFIHYAVVIAEGNQVELSHLPERFFAGHVSTQPLLSHRDDKLEDTIRYLSRQGSLVDYAAILQVLSDCYQRQERIGRSALLARMEGPSMTEAQIRHKLTVLDRAGCVSIGVKKQGTQITAFGQQVLAALLIATKR; encoded by the coding sequence ATGATAAAACAGAAACCATGCATCTTGTTGATGACCAGGCTGGAGACGATCAGCTTGCTGTTTGCAAACACGCTCACGTCTTTTTTCGGAAACCGCTTGGCCATCATTCGAAACCACATGCAAGAACGGCTTCACCCGAGTGTGTACGATGAAGTTGATCTCATCCTTGTTTCTGATACCAGTCTTTTGCAAGATCAGCCAGTTCCTCAACCAGACATCCCCGTGCTGCTAGCAAGGCGTACGATTGACATTAACAAATTGGATCAACTCATGGACTTGCCGCCAGGAACGCGCTGTCTATTTGTTTCCAACTCTATCGAAATGGTAGAAGGCGCGATCGAGCTACTGTTTCATCTCGGATTCTCTCATCTGACATTTGTACCCTACGTACCCGATACCGAGACTCCGCTCCCTGAAAAAGACCAAATAGATGTCGCTGTCTGTCATGGGCTCAGGGAGCTGATTCCTGCTCATTTCGAAAACGTCATTGAGTTGGGGCACCGCCCTTTGGATTTGACGACGATCTTTGATATTTCGCGCCTGCTTGATCTGTCTCCAGATAAGGCAAACCTGTACACGGCTGACTTCATCAGTGATTTCGTCCATATCGGGCGCAAGCTGACCAACTCGGTACACAATGAACGGAAGCTGAATGAAAAGCTGAGCTCCATTTTAAATGCCGTTCATGAAGGCATTATTGGTACAGATGCCGCAGGGAATATCACTGTGCTGAACAAGGAAGCCGAGAAAATTTTGCATATGACTGAAGCAACTTGCATCGGGCGAAATGTAGCAGAAGTCATTCCTGAATTTCTTATTCTGGAAGTAGTCGAGTCACACACGGAAGTAACGAAGCAAGTATTGGAATACCGCGATTTGTACCTCTTGGTTACCAAGATTCCCACGTTCTTGGATGATCAGTTTCTTGGCGCTGTCATTACCTTTCAGGACGTGACGAAGGTACAGCAGATCGAACAGGAAATACGGACGAAGAGTGCCAATCTCGGACTAATGACCAAGTACTCGTTTGACAATATCATCGGCAAAAGCCCGTCTATTCAGGCCAACAAGCGAGTCGCGACCAAGCTTGCCGAAAGTGACTTTACGATTCTCATTACAGGGGAAAACGGAACCGGGAAAGAAGTTTTTGCCCAAGCCATCCATCAACACTCGACGCGCCGTGACGGTCCGTTCGTCCCCGTCAATTTTGCAGGGCTGACCGAGAGCTTGGTAGAGAGCGAATTGTTCGGGTACGAGGAGGGTTCTTTTACAGGGGCACGAAAAGGCGGAAAGATGGGGCTATTCGAGCTGGCTCACAACGGAACCATTTTTCTGGACGAGATTGGGGATGCCCCGCTTAGCATTCAGGCGTCATTGCTTCGCGTTCTCCAGGAAAAGCAGGTCATGCGCGTAGGGGGCTATCGCGTCATTCCAGTCAATGTCCGCGTCATCGCGGCTACGAATTGCAACTTGATGGAAATGGTCAAAAAAGGGACATTTCGCGAGGATTTGTACTACAGACTGAACGTTCTGCCTCTGCACATCCAGCCCCTGCGTGATCGTCCCGATGATATTTTGGTGCTGATCGATTATTTCTTGCAGAAAAAAAAGCAGCGTCTGTCCTTCTCACGAGAAGTGACGGAACAGCTACTCCGTTACGATTGGCCAGGCAATATTCGCGAGCTGGAAAATTTCATTCACTATGCAGTCGTCATCGCAGAGGGGAATCAGGTGGAGCTGTCTCATTTGCCAGAGCGTTTTTTTGCGGGACATGTCTCTACTCAGCCACTTCTCTCTCACCGGGATGATAAGTTGGAAGATACAATCCGGTATTTATCCAGGCAAGGCTCCTTGGTAGACTACGCGGCGATCCTGCAAGTACTGTCCGATTGCTATCAGCGTCAGGAACGGATTGGACGCAGTGCCCTGCTCGCGAGAATGGAGGGTCCCTCCATGACTGAAGCCCAAATCAGACACAAGCTGACCGTTCTGGATCGAGCTGGATGCGTCTCGATTGGGGTTAAGAAGCAAGGGACGCAGATTACTGCGTTTGGGCAGCAGGTGTTAGCTGCTTTGCTGATTGCTACGAAGCGGTAA
- a CDS encoding M20 peptidase aminoacylase family protein produces MNPFLYMDEHRDEIVRTYKDLHQLAEPSWHEEKTARYLRERMGAAGIAVTGFEGHHGFYAEIPGESAEIVALRADMDALVQEVDGVVRPNHSCGHDAHSTLALYSALAIQASGVVPPKTMRFLFQPAEEKMGGALQMMKDGALEGVTKLIGVHLRPEMEVPYGSAAPAILHGSSSSIRGTITGLQAHGARPALGKNVIEAASFLVQALQNIRLEDGCSFSVKMTQLQAGGETVNVIPDRATFSLDVRAQSNEGMAELRRKTEHAMSQTGALMGMDVEWEWSGVTPAAVANASMIQVAQKAIGQVLGEDKVADICVTPGGEDFHFYAIHRPELATTMIGLGCGLTPVLHHPQMTFQTDALIYGAKIMTAAIYEAAQHS; encoded by the coding sequence ATGAATCCGTTCTTATACATGGACGAGCATCGCGACGAAATAGTGCGAACATACAAAGATTTGCATCAATTGGCGGAGCCGAGCTGGCACGAGGAGAAAACGGCGAGATATTTGCGGGAACGCATGGGGGCGGCCGGTATTGCCGTCACAGGCTTCGAGGGGCACCACGGCTTTTATGCGGAGATTCCTGGAGAGAGTGCTGAAATCGTGGCATTGCGCGCGGATATGGATGCACTTGTGCAGGAAGTGGACGGCGTGGTGAGACCGAATCACTCATGCGGACACGATGCTCACTCGACACTTGCTCTCTACAGTGCCCTGGCTATTCAAGCAAGCGGGGTGGTGCCGCCGAAAACGATGCGCTTTCTATTCCAGCCTGCTGAGGAGAAGATGGGCGGAGCCTTGCAGATGATGAAGGATGGTGCCCTCGAAGGCGTGACAAAGCTGATCGGCGTCCATCTGCGCCCGGAAATGGAAGTCCCGTATGGCAGCGCTGCTCCAGCGATTTTGCATGGATCGTCTAGCTCCATCAGGGGGACGATTACAGGTCTACAAGCTCACGGAGCACGTCCGGCGCTCGGAAAAAATGTCATCGAAGCCGCTTCGTTTTTGGTTCAGGCGTTGCAAAACATTCGTTTGGAAGACGGATGCTCTTTTTCCGTGAAGATGACTCAATTGCAAGCAGGGGGAGAAACGGTGAATGTCATCCCTGATCGAGCGACCTTTAGCCTCGATGTACGTGCACAGTCCAATGAAGGCATGGCCGAATTGCGAAGAAAAACCGAGCATGCCATGAGTCAGACAGGGGCTTTGATGGGCATGGATGTCGAGTGGGAATGGTCGGGAGTCACACCCGCTGCGGTCGCCAATGCGAGCATGATCCAAGTAGCGCAAAAGGCAATTGGGCAAGTGCTGGGTGAGGACAAAGTTGCCGATATATGTGTGACGCCAGGCGGAGAGGACTTCCATTTTTACGCGATCCACCGCCCTGAGCTGGCTACCACGATGATTGGTCTGGGGTGTGGGCTCACACCTGTTCTGCATCATCCACAGATGACTTTTCAGACGGATGCCTTGATTTATGGGGCAAAAATCATGACAGCTGCGATTTATGAAGCAGCCCAACATTCTTAG
- a CDS encoding YfcC family protein produces MTESKQLKKKSLLRLDAYVLLFCILLLCALATYVVPTGEFERVKNGNVTTVVPGSYHAVEPNPTGFIEFFTAIQTGMVKGAPIIFLVLFTGGALAVLDKTGALNAAILTMVRKLGNREWLLVILITSVFSVLGTLGVIVNSVIAFVPLGIMIARAMKMDAIFGVALIYLGVYAGFNTTIAFPGTLGLSQEIAELPLFSGIGYRTIIYVTFVTVTILYIGRYARKVRQNNSILEGELFPSDSGSTTMEVDTKNVDFTTRHKLILAFTGIVLIGFIVCTILFKWDVNEMSGIFIFIAIGVGLLNKMSGNDIAKTFLKGCQGLIYGALIVGMARAVTVILEDGKFLDTIVYGLATVLEPLSPMAGAIGMFLGSAGLHFLISSGSGEAVMLMPLLAPLADLMGITRQVAVEALMLGEGVVNCINPTSGVLMSILAMSGISYGKWLKFMLPLTAVWTVLSIVFIVIGVLINWGPY; encoded by the coding sequence ATGACAGAGAGCAAGCAACTAAAAAAGAAAAGCTTACTTCGGCTAGACGCCTACGTCCTTTTGTTTTGCATTTTACTCCTATGTGCGTTGGCTACCTATGTGGTCCCGACTGGAGAATTTGAGCGTGTAAAAAACGGCAATGTTACCACGGTTGTACCGGGTAGCTATCATGCGGTGGAGCCAAATCCTACGGGTTTTATCGAGTTTTTTACCGCGATCCAGACAGGGATGGTCAAAGGGGCGCCGATCATCTTCCTCGTTTTGTTCACAGGCGGTGCTTTAGCTGTTTTGGATAAGACAGGTGCACTCAACGCAGCGATTTTGACTATGGTCCGAAAACTGGGAAATAGAGAGTGGCTGCTGGTTATTTTGATCACTTCCGTCTTTTCCGTACTGGGTACGTTGGGTGTGATCGTCAACTCCGTCATTGCCTTCGTTCCACTCGGCATCATGATTGCGAGAGCGATGAAAATGGATGCAATCTTCGGTGTGGCTCTGATTTATCTGGGGGTGTATGCCGGATTTAATACGACAATCGCTTTTCCGGGAACACTGGGCTTGTCCCAAGAAATTGCGGAGCTGCCGCTGTTTTCGGGTATCGGATACCGCACCATCATTTATGTTACGTTTGTGACCGTTACCATCCTGTACATCGGGCGTTACGCGCGTAAGGTTCGTCAAAACAACAGTATCTTGGAGGGTGAGCTCTTTCCTTCCGATAGTGGTTCAACCACGATGGAAGTAGACACGAAAAATGTTGATTTTACTACTCGTCACAAATTGATCCTTGCGTTTACGGGGATCGTTCTGATTGGTTTTATCGTCTGCACGATCTTGTTCAAATGGGACGTAAACGAGATGTCCGGAATCTTTATTTTTATTGCGATCGGGGTAGGCTTGCTCAACAAGATGAGTGGCAACGATATCGCCAAAACGTTCTTAAAAGGCTGTCAAGGGCTGATTTATGGGGCTTTGATTGTCGGTATGGCACGTGCGGTCACGGTCATTTTGGAAGATGGGAAGTTCCTCGATACCATCGTGTACGGGCTTGCTACCGTTCTGGAGCCGCTTTCCCCGATGGCTGGGGCAATTGGGATGTTCCTCGGAAGCGCCGGGCTGCACTTCTTGATTTCGTCCGGTTCAGGTGAAGCCGTTATGTTGATGCCGTTGTTGGCACCATTGGCTGACCTGATGGGCATTACGCGCCAGGTAGCAGTCGAGGCACTGATGCTCGGAGAAGGTGTGGTCAACTGCATTAACCCGACCTCAGGTGTTCTGATGAGTATTTTGGCGATGAGTGGCATTTCTTACGGCAAGTGGCTGAAGTTCATGCTTCCACTCACAGCGGTATGGACAGTCCTCTCCATCGTATTTATCGTGATCGGGGTCCTGATTAACTGGGGCCCGTATTAA
- a CDS encoding TrkH family potassium uptake protein, whose protein sequence is MLSSNQKRRLTSVQIIVFAYVGLILISAFLLSLPFFHLPGASLSFIDSLFTAASAISVTGLTVITIHEVFNQWGILFLTLLFQVGGVGIMTLGTFIWILMGQKIGLEQRIWIATDHNRSTLSGLVDLMRNILVIALLIELAGTILLGSHFIYAGYYDDWYTAFYHGYFASVSAFTNAGFDLHGNSMLDFTHDYVFQTIVMILIICGAIGFPVLVELRTYFSYRRAKVRFTFSLFTKITTLTFFSLIAIGALLIFVFERNQFLADKTWHEMLFYSLFHSVSSRSGGLATMDISLLSTTTLIMLSGMMFIGASPSSVGGGIRTTTFFVLIASVFANMRGYKEVKVFGRELVDEDIQRSFTVFFIAIILVFTAVMLLVWLEDLPFQHVLFEVCSAFGTTGLSTGITAQMGIGGKLILIITMMIGRIGIINLLLFLKRNDRIVRYHYPKERIIIGQ, encoded by the coding sequence TTGTTATCATCCAATCAAAAGCGTCGATTGACATCTGTTCAAATCATCGTGTTCGCCTACGTTGGGCTCATTCTGATCTCAGCGTTTCTTCTGTCATTGCCGTTTTTTCACTTGCCGGGAGCCTCTCTTTCTTTTATTGACTCTTTGTTTACCGCGGCGAGTGCCATCAGCGTTACCGGGCTGACTGTCATTACGATTCATGAGGTTTTCAACCAGTGGGGGATTCTCTTTCTTACGTTGCTCTTCCAGGTTGGTGGGGTCGGAATCATGACACTGGGAACGTTCATTTGGATCCTCATGGGCCAAAAAATCGGTCTGGAACAGCGCATCTGGATCGCGACGGACCACAACCGCTCCACATTGTCCGGTCTGGTCGACCTGATGCGCAATATTCTCGTGATTGCACTCTTGATCGAGCTAGCGGGAACCATCCTGTTAGGCAGTCATTTTATTTACGCCGGCTACTACGACGACTGGTACACCGCGTTCTACCACGGTTACTTTGCCTCTGTCAGTGCTTTTACGAATGCCGGGTTTGACCTGCACGGAAACTCCATGCTCGACTTTACCCACGATTATGTGTTTCAGACTATCGTGATGATCTTGATTATTTGTGGAGCGATCGGGTTTCCCGTCCTCGTGGAACTGAGAACGTACTTTTCCTATCGCCGTGCAAAAGTGCGTTTCACCTTTTCGCTCTTCACCAAGATTACGACACTGACGTTCTTTTCCTTGATCGCCATTGGTGCCCTGCTCATTTTCGTTTTTGAACGAAATCAGTTTTTGGCCGATAAGACCTGGCATGAAATGTTGTTCTATTCGTTGTTTCACTCCGTCTCTTCGCGAAGCGGCGGCTTGGCTACGATGGATATCAGCCTCTTGTCGACCACAACACTCATCATGCTCTCCGGGATGATGTTCATTGGCGCCTCGCCGAGCAGCGTGGGCGGTGGGATACGCACCACGACGTTCTTCGTCCTGATTGCCTCGGTTTTTGCCAACATGCGTGGCTACAAGGAAGTAAAGGTGTTCGGAAGAGAACTCGTTGATGAGGACATTCAGCGCTCCTTCACTGTCTTTTTCATCGCGATCATCCTGGTGTTCACAGCGGTCATGCTACTCGTCTGGCTGGAGGATTTACCTTTCCAGCACGTCTTGTTCGAGGTCTGCTCTGCATTCGGTACGACCGGATTGTCTACCGGGATAACGGCTCAGATGGGCATAGGCGGCAAGCTCATTCTGATTATTACGATGATGATCGGACGTATCGGGATTATCAATTTGCTCCTCTTCTTGAAGCGCAATGACCGAATCGTACGCTACCATTATCCGAAAGAACGCATTATCATTGGTCAATAG
- a CDS encoding ABC transporter ATP-binding protein, giving the protein MFSVLAKLDWFFKEHWKRYTVAILLLILGGLLEIIPPKIIGVAIDEIHLGTLTGERLVSILLFFGVLSVAIYWVNFIWIRQLFGGAFLAERTLRSKLMTHFLRMTPTFYQRNRTGDLMARATNDLKAVSMTTGFGILTMVDSLSFTGAIVLTMGFLISWKLTLAAILPLPFMAYIIKQYGKKIHERFSTAQSSFGELNDRVLESVSGVRVIRAYVQEMADQERFRQKTHEVYQKNIDVARIDSLIEPTVKILVGISYMIGLIYGGYLVFQRELTLGELVSFNVYLGMLIWPMFAIGELINVMQRGSASLDRVNETLAYEADVTDHDRPVHIAVPEVIRFDSVTFRYPSAQVDQLVDVSFTLGRGQTLGIVGRTGSGKSTLVRQLLREFPVGRGAISVSGEALEQISLDNIKSWIGYVPQEQILFSKTVRENILFGNNEATEEQLQEVLKQAAFARDVQLLPEGLQTLVGEKGVALSGGQKQRVSIARALLVNPEILILDDAMSAVDGKTEAEMIANIRRERAGKTTLITTHRLSAVQHADWILVMDEGRIVEEGTHAQLVELGGWYKEQFEKQQIEATLTESG; this is encoded by the coding sequence ATGTTCTCGGTTTTGGCAAAGCTTGATTGGTTTTTCAAGGAGCATTGGAAACGTTATACGGTCGCTATTCTGCTATTGATTCTAGGCGGCCTACTGGAGATTATCCCTCCAAAAATCATCGGGGTGGCTATTGATGAGATTCACCTGGGGACGCTAACTGGAGAGCGGCTGGTATCCATTTTGCTGTTTTTCGGCGTATTGTCTGTCGCGATTTATTGGGTCAATTTTATCTGGATTCGCCAGCTGTTCGGGGGAGCGTTTCTGGCGGAACGGACGTTGCGTTCGAAGCTTATGACGCATTTTTTGCGGATGACGCCAACGTTTTATCAGCGCAATCGTACCGGTGATCTGATGGCGCGAGCGACAAATGACCTCAAGGCTGTCTCAATGACGACAGGCTTCGGGATTTTGACGATGGTGGATTCGCTATCTTTTACAGGGGCAATCGTGCTGACAATGGGCTTTTTGATCAGTTGGAAGCTGACCTTAGCGGCGATCCTTCCATTGCCGTTCATGGCCTATATCATCAAGCAGTATGGGAAAAAAATTCACGAGCGATTTTCAACCGCACAATCCTCGTTTGGCGAGCTAAACGATCGCGTACTGGAATCTGTCTCTGGTGTTCGTGTGATTCGAGCTTACGTACAGGAAATGGCGGATCAGGAGCGCTTTCGTCAAAAAACACATGAAGTGTATCAAAAAAATATCGATGTAGCGAGAATCGATTCGTTGATTGAGCCGACCGTCAAAATATTGGTTGGGATCAGTTATATGATCGGCTTGATCTACGGTGGCTATCTTGTGTTTCAAAGAGAACTGACCTTGGGAGAGCTGGTCTCGTTTAACGTCTATCTCGGGATGCTCATTTGGCCGATGTTTGCGATTGGCGAATTGATCAATGTAATGCAAAGAGGAAGTGCCTCGCTGGATCGGGTCAATGAAACCTTGGCTTACGAAGCCGATGTGACGGATCACGACAGACCGGTTCATATTGCAGTACCAGAAGTCATTCGATTTGACTCCGTGACATTCCGCTATCCATCTGCGCAGGTTGACCAACTAGTGGATGTCTCCTTTACCCTTGGTCGGGGGCAAACGCTAGGAATCGTCGGGCGTACGGGAAGCGGGAAATCCACGCTGGTGCGACAGTTGCTTCGCGAATTTCCGGTAGGACGGGGAGCTATCAGTGTTTCGGGAGAGGCGCTAGAACAGATCAGCCTGGATAACATCAAGAGTTGGATCGGCTATGTACCGCAGGAGCAGATTCTGTTCTCGAAGACAGTCCGCGAAAACATCCTGTTCGGGAACAACGAGGCAACAGAAGAACAATTACAGGAAGTATTGAAGCAGGCAGCGTTTGCTAGGGATGTGCAACTACTGCCTGAAGGCTTGCAAACGCTCGTTGGTGAAAAAGGCGTAGCCCTTTCTGGCGGGCAAAAACAGCGGGTCTCGATTGCCCGGGCTCTTTTGGTCAATCCGGAGATCTTGATTCTCGATGATGCCATGTCAGCCGTGGATGGAAAAACCGAAGCGGAGATGATCGCCAATATTCGCCGGGAGCGTGCAGGTAAAACAACACTGATCACCACACATCGCTTATCGGCCGTCCAGCATGCAGATTGGATTCTCGTCATGGACGAAGGGCGAATCGTCGAGGAAGGTACACATGCACAGCTAGTGGAGCTGGGCGGTTGGTATAAAGAACAATTCGAGAAACAGCAGATTGAAGCGACGCTGACAGAAAGCGGGTGA